Sequence from the Pontibacter pudoricolor genome:
ATAGACCCCAGCTATAACCTATAGTTTACTGCACCTTCTCCCCGGCACCCAGCTTTATCAGCGCGAAAACGGCGTAGTTGATCATGTCGCGGTAGTTGGCTTCCACACCTTCCGAGATCAGCGTCTGGCCTTCGTTGTCTTCGATCTGCTTGGTGCGGTATAGTTTCATCAGGATAATGTCAGTGATGGAGCTTACACGCATGTCGCGCCAAGCTTCGCCGTAATCGTGGTTTTTAGCTGTCAGCAGCTTTATGTTCTCTTCGATGTGGTGCGTGTACTGGCGCTCTACTTCTTCTGCGGGCAGCGTCTGCTCGGCATCGGCTGGCAGGCTAAGCTGCATCAGGGCAATTACGCAGTAGTTTATAATGCCTAC
This genomic interval carries:
- a CDS encoding DUF1599 domain-containing protein; this encodes MISQTLQEYNQVVQRCKDTFVKKTKDYGTAWRVLRLPSITDQIFIKAQRIRSIQEKGKQLVEDDIRDEFVGIINYCVIALMQLSLPADAEQTLPAEEVERQYTHHIEENIKLLTAKNHDYGEAWRDMRVSSITDIILMKLYRTKQIEDNEGQTLISEGVEANYRDMINYAVFALIKLGAGEKVQ